In Haliaeetus albicilla chromosome 2, bHalAlb1.1, whole genome shotgun sequence, a single genomic region encodes these proteins:
- the LOC138688426 gene encoding skin secretory protein xP2-like: MGGGEPAAAGGATGRRGVASGSRWHVGPPRRLSRPAPPCPADVEPAAGGEWGGGRPSPSGMGLSLPPPPPPPRGEEPSSFPPTPAFPAVAPSRSRTPVAQARSSGGVPEGGEAAGPGAGPFPARCPPQLRALLPAPPRPPADAGSARARARLVLPRWAPVGGGVVGSWAGGARWRSAAWREGAESPAVPGWGWGWRPGLSLSLLPGPPVPRKGERGARPGSGRAPSWAPQSGRGEGPCRFWLPGEAGPGAGRPGSEPAAAPHGHRRVGRPLEGGCGSLCPEGCAGLETALGGHPAAS, translated from the coding sequence atgggaggaggagagccagccgcggcgggcggggccaCGGGGCGGAGAGGCGTGGCCAGCGGCAGCCGCTGGCACGTTGGGCCGCCCCGGCGCCtctcccgccccgccccgccctgcccTGCGGATGTGGAGCCGGCAGCCGGCGGTGAGTGGGGGGGTGGGCGGCCgtcacccagtgggatggggctCTCGctgcctccgccgccgccgccgccgcgagGGGAGGAGCCTTCCTCCTTCCCGCCCACCCCGGCCTTCCCCGCTGTGGCGCCGAGTCGCTCCCGCACCCCCGTCGCCCAGGCACGCTCGTCCGGCGGCGTTCCCGAGGGCGGGGAGGCTGCCGGGCCTGGAGCCGGCCCGTTCCCGGCGCGGTGCCCGCCGCAGCTACGGGCACTTCTCCccgcgcccccccgcccccccgccgaCGCGGGCAGCGCTCGGGCTCGTGCCCGCCTCGTGCTGCCACGGTGGGCTCCGGTTGGCGGGGGGGTTGTAGGGAGCTGGGCGGGCGGCGCCCGCTGGCGGAGCGCGGCCTGGCGTGAGGGAGCCGAGTCACCGGCCGtgccggggtgggggtgggggtggcggCCgggcctctctctctctctcctccccggTCCTCCGGTTCCTCGGAAAGGAGAGCGAGGGGCGCGGCCGGGCAGCGGGAGGGCGCCGTCGTGGGCGCCTCAGAGCGGCCGCGGCGAGGGGCCCTGCCGCTTCTGGCTGCCCGGggaggccgggccgggggcaGGGCGGCCGGGCAGCGAGCCTGCCGCTGCTCCGCACGGCCACCGTCGTGTGGGCCGCCCCTTGGAAGGGGGCTGCGGCTCCCTCTGCCCTGAGGGGTGCGCTGGCTTGGAGACCGCCCTGGGCGGCCACCCAGCGGCTTCCTGA